The genomic DNA AAGCGGATGCATGATGTCGGAGCCGGCGCAAACGGCGACGAGCCCCGCAAGCGGCCCGTTGTACGTGAAGCCCGGATCGTTGCGGCCTGCGAGCCACGCGGTCAGCGTGCCGCCGACCATCGCCATCAGCGAATTAACCGCGACGAGGCCGCTGATCTTGTCGATGGTTTGCGCGCTCATCACGTTAAAGCCGAACCAGCCGACCGCGAGCACCCACGCGCCGAGCGCGAGAAACGGAATGTTGGACGGCGGATGCGCGGCGATACGGCCGTCGCGATGGTAGCGGCCATGCCGCGCGCCGAGCAGCAGCACGGCGGGCAACGCGATCCAGCCGCCGAACGCATGCACGACGACCGAGCCCGCGAAGTCGTGAAACGGCGCGCCGAACGTGGCGGTGAGCCAGTCCTGAATGCCGAAGCGCCCGTTCCAGACGATGCCTTCGAAAAACGGATAAATGAAGCCGACCAGCACGAAGGTCGCGAACAGCTGCGGATTGAATTTCGAGCGCTCGGCGATACCGCCCGAGACGATCGCGGGAATGGCCGCCGCGAACGTCAACAGGAAGAAGAAGCGCACGAGCGCATAGCCGTTATGCGCGGCGAGTACCTGCGCGCTGTCGAAGAACTGCACGCCGTACGCGATCGTGTAGCCGATAAAGAAATACGCGATCGTCGACACCGCGAAGTCGACGAGAATCTTCACGAGCGCGTTGACCTGATTCTTCTTCCGGACGGTGCCGAGTTCGAGAAATGCGAAACCCGCATGCATGGCGAGCACCATCGCGGCACCTAGCAGCAGAAAGAGGGTATCGGTGCCGGTTTTGAGGTTTTCCATTGGGCGTTGAAATCTGCGTTGCGCAAAAAGCGCGCATTGAACGCAAAAAATGGGCCAATGTGGTTCCCGAGCGCGTCGAGACGGTGCACAGCCGCACTGAAATGGGCTAAAGACGGGTAAGTGTAGAAAACGCATGGCGCGAGACACGCCGCAATGAATATGCGTTACGCACTACAACTGTGCGATTGCCCGAAAATTGGGCGTCGCGATGTGCCATTCGAGGGCATAGCCTTCCAATCAGGTTACTGCGTGATTACTGCGCATATGCAATGAGAATCTCGCGCGATTTTTGTCAGGCCACTCAAACAACGACATAATGTCCGTCCCGCGTGCGCCGCCCGGCGGCGCCTTCGAATCTTGCCTGCGCTTCAATGAGACTGACCACCAAAGGGCTGTTGCTGATCGCGATTCCTGCCGTCATCGAGCTGGCGCTGCTCTCGGGCATCGTCAAGGCGCAGGCGGACGCGCGCGAAGCGGAGCGCTGGAGTCTGCATAGCGAAGACGTGCTGCACCAGACCACCGCGATTCTCGAACCGGTGTTGCTCGATTCGCTGCGCTTGCGCGGCGCGGTGGTCGCCGGCGCGCGCGAGGCCGGCACGCCGGACACGCTGTGGGTCGAGATCGACCGGCGCATCGACCGGCTTGCCGAGACCGTATCGAACGATCCGGCGCAGGTCGAGCGCGCGGTGCAGATCCGCCAGTCGGTGCAGGCCTACCGCCAATGGACCTACCGCGTACAGGACCTGATGCGTGCTGGACGGCGGCGCGACGTGATCGAGCGCTTTCGCGATCTGGCGAACGCCGACGCCGTCGACAATTTCCGGCTGCAAGTCACCGCGTTTCAAACCGAAGAACGGCGGCTCGATGCATTGCGCACGAGCGTCGCCGCGTCGGCGCGCGCGCGGCAGCAGGTGCTGATCGTCGCGGCGGTGCTTGGCTCGCTCGCCTTCGTGGCGACGGCGTGCTGGCTGTTTACGCGAGGAGTGGGCGGGCGGCTCGATTTGCTGTCCGACAATGCGATCCGGTTGGCGAGCAACGAACCGCTTGCGCCGCTCGATACCGGCAGCGACGAGATCGCGCGTCTCGATCGCACGCTGCATGAGACGAGCCGGCGTCTGCTCGAAGCGGAACGGCTGCAGGCGCGCTTCCAGTTCGACCTCGCCCGGCGTGCGGGCGAGCTTGCGCGCACGAACGAAACGCTGCGCCAGCAGACCCAGGAAAACGAAACGTTCATCTATAGCGTGTCGCACGATCTGCGCGCGCCGCTTGTCAATCTGCAAGGCTTTTCGAAGGAGCTGCTGCACGCGTGCGACGACCTGCGCCGTGCGGTGCGACAGTCGTCGTTACCGGGCGCGCAGCGCGAGCATATCGAGCGGCTGATCGACGGCGACATCAGCGAAGCGCTGCATTTCCTGCAGACCGCGGTGCTGCGCGCGTCGCACATTATCGATGCGCTGCTCCGGCTGTCGCGCGTCGGGCGCGTGGAGTACCGGCGCCAGCAGGTCGATGTGCGCGACATCGTGCAACGCGTGATCGATGCGATGCAGGTGTCGATTCGCGCCCGGCGCGCGCGCGTTGTCGTGCATACGCTGCCGCGCGTGTGGGGCGATGCGACCGCGCTCGAGCAGGTATTCGCGAATCTGATCGGCAACGCAGTCAACTATCTGCATCCGGAGCGCGACGGCATTGTCGAGATCGGCACGGCGCCGGCGCCGCCTGGCGTGCAGTCACTACGCATTTTCTATGTGAAGGACAACGGCCTCGGTATTCCGGAAGTCGCGCTGCCGCGTCTTTTCAATGCGTTTCAGCGCTTGCACGGCGATATTACCGCCGGCGAAGGTATCGGCCTTGCGATGGTGCGCCGCGTCGTCGAGCGGCACGGCGGGCGCGTGTGGGCCGAGTCGATGGAGGATGTGGGCACGACGTTCTATCTGTCGCTGCCCGATTCCGCTTCGCGTTTGCCGCAGGAAGAAGAAGTCGCCGAAGAGGTCGGCGCGACGCATGACCTCGGTTTCGCGATCTGGCCGCTCAGCACGAGGTGAAGAGCCTGCGCGCCTTGAGAAGCCTCAGGCCGCGCGCCAGCCAGTAGCATCCGCACACGGCCAGCACTACGGCAACGGTCAGCAACGCGGGCGCCGCCGCGTCGTGCATTCGATGCACGCTCAAGTGTTCAAGACCGTGGACGATAATCAGCGCCGCGCTCCATGCCGCGAACACCGCTTGCGCGATGAGCCGCGTACCGGTGCGGCGCCGCGCGCGATTTTCAATCGACCAGTTCGCGCGCGGGCGTAGACAAAAAAACGCCACCGCGATCCATGCGATGGCGAGAATGACGATCCAGTTGGTCAGGTCCATCACGAGGCTCTCAAAAGTCAGCCGCCGACTCTAGAGTTGCCTTTGTTCTCAAACCATCGGATTAGTCTCAATCGCGCACGGGTGCGCGAAATTGCCGCTTGCCGGGCCGCGCGCGCGGGATTTGATGCGGTATTTCATTTCGCACCTTGTGCCGCACGTTATTCCGCACGTTCAGCGCGTACCGCTTAAAGTTCGATGCGCGTGCCGAGCACCACGAGAAACTGGCGCAGCCATTCCGGATGCGCTGGCCACGCGGGCGCGGTGACGAACTGACCGTCGGTATGCGCGGCATCGATAGCGATATCGGCGTATTCGCCGCCAGCCAGCCGGACCTCGGGCGCGCAGGCGGGATAGGCGGAAATACGCTTTCCGCGAATCACATCGGCTGCGGCGAGCAACTGCGCCGCATGACAGACTGCCGCGATCGGCTTGCCGCTCGATGCGAAATGGCGCACGAGGTCGAGCACCTTCTGATTGAGCCGCAAGTATTCGGGTGCACGGCCGCCGGCGATTGCCAGTGCGTCATAGTTCGCGGGTTCGATTTCGTCGAACGTCGCGTTCAACGTGAACTGATGGCCGGGCTTCTCACTGTAAGTCTGATCGCCTTCGAAGTCGTGAATCGCAGTCTTCACGCGTTCGCCCGCGCGTTTGCCTGGACACACCGCATCGACGCGATGGCCGACAGCCTGAAGTGCCTGAAAGGGCACCATCGTTTCATAATCTTCGGCGAAATCACCGGTGAGAAAGAGAATCTTTTTTGCCGCCATCGAATGCCTCCGTTGAGGATGGAACACGTTGGTCGCTGAGGAGTCTACTCCATCGAACTCGACAGAAGCGCGACAGAAACGCGAATGGTGAAGCGATGGCAATCAATCATATTGAATGGCGAACTTTGCGAGCCGGTGACACGCCCGTGCTCGCAGAGCTGTTTCGCGACGCGGTGATGCAACTCGCCGCGTCGCACTACGATGAAGCGGGCCGTGTCGCATGGGCGGCATCGGCCGACGATCTCGATGCGTTCGGTGCACGGCTTACGCAAGGCCTGACGCTCGTCGCGGTATCGAGCGATGCAATTGCCGCGTTCGGGCAGTTGCATCCGGCCGATCATGTGTCGATGCTCTACACGGCACCGGCGTTTGCGGGACAGGGCATTGCGTGGACGTTGTTGGCGCGTTTCGAGGCGGTGGCGCGCGCGGCGGGCACGCCGGTGCTGACGGCCCATGCGAGCGCGAGCGCGAAGCGCAGCTTCGAACGGGCGGGCTTTCACGTCCTCGAAGAGGAGAACCTCGATCGCAACGGCGTATCATTGAAGCGTTTTCGCATGCAGAAGCCGCTTGTCGCGGCTCATATTCCTCAATGATTCCGTTCTCCCGACATCCGCTGGTTCGCTGTACCGTATTCGCTTCCGTATTGCTCGCGGGCCTTGCCGCATGCCAGAAAAACGATGCGTCGGCAGGACAGACGGGTAACAGCACACTCAACAACGTCGCGCAACAGGCGGGGCAGAAACTCGATCAGGCAGCGAGCTATGTGAGCCAGCAGACCGACGCCGCGCGTGCGACGGTGCAGGGGAACGTGGCCACGGCCGCCTCCGATGCCTCGAATCCGGCCGCCACGATCAAAATCGATCCGAGCCAGCTTGCGTCGACGGCGCAAGCCAATCTGCATGATGCGGCAAGCGCAACCAATGCGGCGCTTGCTAAAGCGGCAAGCACGGCAGGCGTCGGGCTCGAAACGGCGGGACGCAAATTGCAGCAGTGGTCGAATGAAAATTCAGGCAGTAATTCGGCTGCGGCATCGTCCGGCGATACGAGCGATGCGCAAAAGCAGATGGATAAATAGTGTTGCGTGAAACGCTGGATGCCTAAGACATCCTTAGTGCGAGGTCCGCGTGCAGCGCTAAAGCATTAGAGCGCTCATGCCGGATCGCTAACGCAGTGCTAACGCCGGAATATCGTAGTTGAACTTGTGTAGTTGGGCCTGTGTAGTTGGGCCTGTGAAGCGCCCGAACGAATTTGTCTGCACATGGTGCAGCGCGGAACGCGTATCGCGCCTATGCGCAAGCGTTCTAACATTCCGTTACGCATCCCTGTGCCCGTTTAAGGCTTGACGGGTGCAACTGCGGCTAAACTTGGCCGTCTGCCGTTTAGCTCATCCGA from Paraburkholderia edwinii includes the following:
- a CDS encoding ammonium transporter — translated: MENLKTGTDTLFLLLGAAMVLAMHAGFAFLELGTVRKKNQVNALVKILVDFAVSTIAYFFIGYTIAYGVQFFDSAQVLAAHNGYALVRFFFLLTFAAAIPAIVSGGIAERSKFNPQLFATFVLVGFIYPFFEGIVWNGRFGIQDWLTATFGAPFHDFAGSVVVHAFGGWIALPAVLLLGARHGRYHRDGRIAAHPPSNIPFLALGAWVLAVGWFGFNVMSAQTIDKISGLVAVNSLMAMVGGTLTAWLAGRNDPGFTYNGPLAGLVAVCAGSDIMHPLGALITGALAGALFVYMFTCVQNRWRIDDVLGVWPLHGLCGAWGGIAAGIFGLRALGGLGGVSFAAQLIGTLGGIAIAAAGGAIVYGAIRATVGLRLDQEEEFNGADLTIHRISSTPERETVV
- a CDS encoding sensor histidine kinase, with amino-acid sequence MRLTTKGLLLIAIPAVIELALLSGIVKAQADAREAERWSLHSEDVLHQTTAILEPVLLDSLRLRGAVVAGAREAGTPDTLWVEIDRRIDRLAETVSNDPAQVERAVQIRQSVQAYRQWTYRVQDLMRAGRRRDVIERFRDLANADAVDNFRLQVTAFQTEERRLDALRTSVAASARARQQVLIVAAVLGSLAFVATACWLFTRGVGGRLDLLSDNAIRLASNEPLAPLDTGSDEIARLDRTLHETSRRLLEAERLQARFQFDLARRAGELARTNETLRQQTQENETFIYSVSHDLRAPLVNLQGFSKELLHACDDLRRAVRQSSLPGAQREHIERLIDGDISEALHFLQTAVLRASHIIDALLRLSRVGRVEYRRQQVDVRDIVQRVIDAMQVSIRARRARVVVHTLPRVWGDATALEQVFANLIGNAVNYLHPERDGIVEIGTAPAPPGVQSLRIFYVKDNGLGIPEVALPRLFNAFQRLHGDITAGEGIGLAMVRRVVERHGGRVWAESMEDVGTTFYLSLPDSASRLPQEEEVAEEVGATHDLGFAIWPLSTR
- a CDS encoding DJ-1/PfpI family protein; translated protein: MAAKKILFLTGDFAEDYETMVPFQALQAVGHRVDAVCPGKRAGERVKTAIHDFEGDQTYSEKPGHQFTLNATFDEIEPANYDALAIAGGRAPEYLRLNQKVLDLVRHFASSGKPIAAVCHAAQLLAAADVIRGKRISAYPACAPEVRLAGGEYADIAIDAAHTDGQFVTAPAWPAHPEWLRQFLVVLGTRIEL
- a CDS encoding GNAT family N-acetyltransferase, yielding MAINHIEWRTLRAGDTPVLAELFRDAVMQLAASHYDEAGRVAWAASADDLDAFGARLTQGLTLVAVSSDAIAAFGQLHPADHVSMLYTAPAFAGQGIAWTLLARFEAVARAAGTPVLTAHASASAKRSFERAGFHVLEEENLDRNGVSLKRFRMQKPLVAAHIPQ